Within the Agromyces ramosus genome, the region CGCCCGCAGCGCGGCCGACGTGGCGATCGCGCTCGAGCGCGCCTCCGCACTCTGGGACGAGTTCCGCAACCATCCCAGCGGCGAAGTGTCGCTCCTCACGTTCCCGACCGTGGGCGCCACGCTGCTGCCGGGCGTGCTCACCGATCTCGCGTCGGTGGCCGGTCTCGTCGTGCACGCAACCGACCTCGACCCCGAGCTCGCGGAGTTCGCCGACCTCACCTCCGACTTCGACATCGTGCTCGCGCACACCATGCCGGGCGTCCTGCCTTGGGGCGGGCGTGGCCTGAAGGCCGTACCCCTGCTCACCGAGCCGCTCGACATCGGCCTGCCCGCCGACCACCGGCTCGCGAATCGCGCCCACCTGACCCCTGCCGACCTCGTCGACGACACCTGGCTCGGCGTTCCGCCCGGGTTCCCGTTCGAGCGCATCCTCCACGCCATCGAACAGCAGGTCGGACAGCGCGTCCGCGTGGGCCAGCGCTTCAGCGACATGCGCATCATCGAGGCGTTCATCGAGGCCGGCCTCGGCATCGCCTTCGTGCCGCGGTTCACCTCGGGCGCCGTTCCCGACAGCATCGTGCTGAAGCCGCTGCGAGGCGTGGCATCCGCTCGCCAGATCGTCGCCCTGGTGCGGCCGGATGTCGCGGAGCGGCTCGCCGTGCGCACCGTGCTCGACGTGCTCGTGGCGCGGGCCTCCCGCCTCGAGGCGGCCCACGCGGCATGATCGCGGGGCGCGCCGGGCGGCGGCGCTGCGCAGTCCGACCGAGCGCTGACTTCGGGGGCTGCAGGCGGCGGTGCCCGGTACACTTCGGCAGCATGAGCGACGAGGCGATCCTGTTCGAGGTCTTCGAGGGGCTGGCGCACGTCACCCTCAACCGCCCGTCACGGCTGAACGCCGTCGACCCTGACGCGATCCGTCGTTGGCAGTCGATCGCGCACGAGATCGCCGAGCGCGATGACATCGGCGCGGTGCTCTTCGACGCGAACGGGCGGGCGTTCTGCGCTGGAGGCGACGTGCTGGCGATGTCGCGGCTCGCGGCCGGACAACCCGACGCGGGCGCGGTGATCACCGGCCTGGCCGATCGCATCCACGACGGGCACCGGGTGCTGCGTGAGAGCTCGAAGCCCATCGTCGCGGCCGTGCAGGGTCCGGTCGCCGGCGGCGGACTCGGTTTCATGCTCGTCGCCGACGTGATCGTCGCCTCCGAGCGGGCGACCTTCGCGAGCCGGTATGCGGATGTCGCGCTCACGCCCGACTGCGGCGTGAGCACCCTGCTGCCCGAGGCCATCGGCACGCGGCGGGCGCTCGAGCTCACGCTGACGTCACGCACGCTGTCGGCTGCCGAGGCACTCGACTGGGGACTCGTCGCCGAAGTGGTCGCGCACGAGGAGCTCGCCGCCCGGGCGCGCGGCATCGCCGACTCGTGGCTGCGCGGCGCGGCCGACGGCGCCGAAGCCGGGGCCGGTGCCGCCTTCGGCCAGGCGAAGCGCCTCGTACGCTCGGGGTTGTCGCGCCGCTTCCAGGACGCGCTCGACGACGAGGCACGCACGATCGGGGCGGCCTTTGAGACGCCGGCGGCACAGGCGGCGATCGCTGCGTTCGCCGCCGCGGCTGCGCAGTCGGCGGCGAAACGGTCGCAGCCGGCGGCGACAGGGGAAGCGTAAGGAGAGGCGCATGGAGGATCCGGCAGACGAGTTCGCGACGCTCGCACGCGAGGTCGCCGAGCGCGCGCAGGCGAGCGGCCTGCAGGTCGCCGTGGCGGAGTCGCTCACGAGCGGCGGAATCGCGAACGCGCTCGGCGCGGCACCAGAGGCCTCCGAGTGGTTCCGAGGCGGCGTCGTCGCGTACGCCGAATCGGTGAAGCGCCAGGTGCTCGGCGTGCAGGCCGAGCAGGTCGCGTCGGCGCAGTGCGCGCGCGAGCTGGCAAGCGGGGTCGCACGCCTGCTCGACGCTGACGCGACGGTCGCCGTCACCGGCGTCGGGGGGCCCGACCCCGAGGGCGACGAGCCCGCCGGAAGCGTGTACGCCGCGGTCTCGGTGCGTGGTCACATCCGTGACTCGCATTTCCAGTTCGACGCCGACGACCCCTCGGTCGTCGTGCACCAGACGGTGCGCGCTGCGCTCGAGCTGCTGCGGGATGCGCTGTCGGCGGCATCCGACTCGTCCTCCACAGGCGAAGCCACTGCATAGTTCTCCACAGGTGAATTCCCCGATCAGCCCAATTTTCGGGCGCAACTCGATGTCAGTGGGTCACGGCAGAATCAGAGCATGACCAACCCGCTGGTGCAGCTCGAGCATGATCTCGAGGCACTGCGCGCGAGTTGGGCCGGTGCGCTGCCGGTCGTCGGCGTCGGTGATGCCTCGTCAGGCACCGCAGCCATGAGCGACGGCGGGCTGGTACAGGTCGTGACGGCGCTCGTGCAGCTCCGGCGCGATGCCGAGTCGCTGCTCGCGCAGGCCGCGGCCGAGGTCGGTCGTCGCTCCGATTCCTCGTTCGGTGGCGAGGGGCTCGCGAGGCAACAGGGCTTCCGGAACCCGATCCAGTTCCTGGCCGCCGTCACCGGGGCGACGACGACGCATGCCGCGAAGCTCATCCGCGTGGGCGAGGCGACGCGGGCGCGGCAGTCGTTCACGGGCGAGGCCCTTCCCGCGAGCAACCCGTTCGTCGCCGACGCGCTTCGCAATGGGTCGATCAGCCTCGATGCGGCAGACGCCATCGGCAGCATGCTCGATCGCGTCGGGCTCCGAGCCGACCGCGAGCGGGTGTGGC harbors:
- a CDS encoding CinA family protein → MEDPADEFATLAREVAERAQASGLQVAVAESLTSGGIANALGAAPEASEWFRGGVVAYAESVKRQVLGVQAEQVASAQCARELASGVARLLDADATVAVTGVGGPDPEGDEPAGSVYAAVSVRGHIRDSHFQFDADDPSVVVHQTVRAALELLRDALSAASDSSSTGEATA
- a CDS encoding LysR family transcriptional regulator translates to MDVKRLDLLRELAERGSVTAVAEATARTPSAVSQQLKVLEREAGMPLTQRSGRGIVLTSAGHALARSAADVAIALERASALWDEFRNHPSGEVSLLTFPTVGATLLPGVLTDLASVAGLVVHATDLDPELAEFADLTSDFDIVLAHTMPGVLPWGGRGLKAVPLLTEPLDIGLPADHRLANRAHLTPADLVDDTWLGVPPGFPFERILHAIEQQVGQRVRVGQRFSDMRIIEAFIEAGLGIAFVPRFTSGAVPDSIVLKPLRGVASARQIVALVRPDVAERLAVRTVLDVLVARASRLEAAHAA
- a CDS encoding enoyl-CoA hydratase/isomerase family protein is translated as MSDEAILFEVFEGLAHVTLNRPSRLNAVDPDAIRRWQSIAHEIAERDDIGAVLFDANGRAFCAGGDVLAMSRLAAGQPDAGAVITGLADRIHDGHRVLRESSKPIVAAVQGPVAGGGLGFMLVADVIVASERATFASRYADVALTPDCGVSTLLPEAIGTRRALELTLTSRTLSAAEALDWGLVAEVVAHEELAARARGIADSWLRGAADGAEAGAGAAFGQAKRLVRSGLSRRFQDALDDEARTIGAAFETPAAQAAIAAFAAAAAQSAAKRSQPAATGEA